Proteins from a genomic interval of Rhodothermus marinus:
- a CDS encoding lysophospholipid acyltransferase family protein, translating to MAKWSWWRALRRLPRLLAITLWYTARTALQARRLPPKRQPLYRARRQQEGCRILCRLLGIAVQAPEVSLPAGRPGLLVANHFSALDPIVLATCWPVSFVGKAELARWPLIGWLCRTYGVLFVERERRTRSVAFVRQVRERLEAGVPVMVFPEGTTGSGDAVQPFKTGAFEAVAGLEGSWVLPVSLCLQQVDGQPATPEVRRRYAWTEGLSFIRHLIRWLGTAQMQLQVRIGAPIPTAGRHRKALAREAFEQVRALYQEMLTETMPFPTEDRIFSSVSMKQTGPGTVSE from the coding sequence ATGGCGAAGTGGAGCTGGTGGCGGGCGCTGCGGCGATTGCCGCGACTGCTGGCGATCACGCTGTGGTACACGGCCCGAACGGCCCTGCAGGCGCGTCGCCTTCCACCGAAGCGGCAACCGCTTTATCGGGCACGTCGGCAGCAGGAAGGTTGCCGGATTCTGTGTCGGCTCCTGGGCATTGCGGTGCAGGCCCCGGAAGTGTCGCTGCCCGCCGGACGGCCCGGATTGCTCGTAGCCAATCACTTCAGCGCGCTGGATCCTATCGTGCTGGCCACGTGCTGGCCCGTCTCATTTGTTGGGAAAGCTGAGCTGGCCCGCTGGCCGCTGATCGGCTGGCTGTGCCGCACCTACGGCGTACTGTTCGTCGAGCGGGAACGGCGGACGCGTTCGGTCGCCTTCGTCCGGCAGGTGCGGGAGCGGCTGGAAGCCGGCGTGCCCGTCATGGTCTTTCCGGAAGGAACGACCGGATCGGGCGATGCGGTGCAGCCCTTCAAGACGGGCGCCTTCGAAGCCGTAGCCGGACTGGAAGGAAGCTGGGTGCTCCCGGTCAGTCTGTGCCTGCAGCAGGTGGACGGGCAGCCGGCCACGCCGGAAGTGCGACGCCGGTACGCCTGGACCGAGGGGCTATCGTTTATCCGGCACCTGATCCGCTGGCTCGGTACGGCGCAGATGCAGCTTCAGGTGCGCATCGGCGCGCCGATTCCGACGGCCGGTCGGCACCGCAAAGCGCTGGCCCGCGAGGCTTTCGAGCAGGTGCGTGCGCTCTATCAGGAAATGTTGACGGAGACGATGCCCTTTCCAACCGAGGATCGTATCTTTTCCTCCGTTTCCATGAAACAAACCGGGCCTGGCACGGTCTCTGAATGA
- the aroC gene encoding chorismate synthase has protein sequence MLRYLTAGESHGEALIGIVEGMPAGVPLTAEVINEQLARRWQGYGRGGRAKIEQDRVHIYSGVRFSKTIGSPIALRIDNAAYHRDRAHWPEVMAVEGTGEGIEKITLPRPGHADLVGAQKYGFDDLRPVIDRASARETAMRVACCTIARQLLRQFGIQIGSHVLRIGQVGYERPEDWQARVEALIAEGAEALARAADRSPVRMLDPELTERAIAHIQETKKQGDSLGGVYEVVVTGVPPGLGSYVHWDRRLDGQLAQAILSIQGQKAVEIGDGIAAASLPGSQVHDPITKENGVFRRRSNHAGGLEGGVTTGMPIIVRGYMKPIPTLIKPLETVDIATGEAQPTRYERSDVTSVPAASVVAEATVAFVIANAFLEKFGGDSLEEIRRRYEAEIGQLSTGLASKLE, from the coding sequence ATGTTGCGCTATCTGACCGCCGGTGAGTCGCACGGAGAGGCTCTGATCGGCATTGTTGAAGGCATGCCGGCCGGGGTGCCGCTCACCGCCGAGGTCATCAACGAACAACTGGCCCGGCGCTGGCAGGGCTACGGCCGGGGCGGCCGTGCCAAGATCGAGCAGGACCGGGTGCACATCTACTCGGGCGTGCGCTTTTCGAAGACGATCGGCAGTCCCATTGCCCTGCGTATCGACAACGCGGCCTACCATCGCGATCGGGCGCACTGGCCCGAGGTGATGGCCGTCGAGGGCACCGGCGAAGGCATCGAGAAAATCACGCTCCCCCGTCCGGGCCACGCGGACCTGGTGGGTGCACAGAAGTACGGGTTCGACGACCTGCGGCCGGTGATCGACCGGGCCAGCGCGCGGGAAACGGCCATGCGGGTGGCCTGCTGCACGATCGCCCGGCAGCTGTTGCGTCAGTTCGGCATCCAGATCGGCAGCCACGTGCTCCGGATCGGACAGGTGGGCTACGAACGTCCCGAAGACTGGCAGGCACGCGTGGAGGCGCTGATTGCCGAGGGCGCCGAGGCGCTGGCCCGGGCGGCCGACCGGAGCCCGGTACGCATGCTCGATCCGGAGCTGACCGAGCGAGCCATTGCGCACATCCAGGAAACGAAAAAACAGGGCGACTCGCTGGGTGGCGTCTACGAAGTCGTCGTGACGGGCGTGCCGCCGGGACTGGGCTCCTACGTGCACTGGGATCGGCGGCTGGACGGTCAACTGGCGCAGGCCATTCTGTCGATTCAGGGCCAGAAGGCCGTCGAGATTGGCGACGGCATCGCAGCCGCCTCGCTGCCCGGCTCGCAGGTGCACGATCCGATCACAAAAGAAAACGGCGTCTTCCGGCGTCGCTCGAACCATGCCGGCGGCCTGGAGGGCGGCGTGACGACCGGCATGCCCATCATCGTGCGCGGCTACATGAAGCCGATCCCCACGCTGATCAAGCCGCTGGAGACCGTCGATATTGCCACAGGCGAGGCGCAGCCGACCCGCTACGAGCGCAGCGACGTGACCAGCGTGCCGGCCGCTTCCGTCGTAGCCGAGGCCACGGTGGCCTTCGTGATCGCCAACGCCTTTCTGGAAAAATTCGGCGGCGACAGCCTGGAAGAAATCCGCCGCCGGTACGAGGCGGAGATTGGACAGCTATCAACAGGGCTTGCCTCAAAACTTGAATGA
- a CDS encoding MFS transporter: protein METPAYRPRTIWAWALYDFANSAFTTLVVTFVYAAYFTQAVAPDPISGTTLWSRAVTASGLIVALLSPYLGALADQGGYRKRFLLAVTVLCVLSTAALYIPQSGEVLAALVLFTIANVAFELGNVFYNAFLPDIAPPERIGRVSGYGWALGYVGGLLCLVVALVALIQPETPLLGFSREGHANIRATNLLVALWYGLFSLPLFLWVPERRPAVRPEVRTVFRQATRQLVDTFREVRRYRQVVRLLLARLLYNDGLLTIFSFGGIYAAGTFGFEADELIVFGIVINVAAGLGAWLLGFIDDRLGGKRTLLLSLLGLSAASLLAVVTTSRTLFWVAALLIGIFAGPSQSASRSLLGRFTPPDKRNEFYGFFAFSGKATAFLGPLLLGLFTDWSGSQRVGVASVLLFFAAGMLLLARVDEAEGVRLARATESDGT, encoded by the coding sequence GTGGAAACGCCCGCCTACCGGCCCCGCACGATCTGGGCGTGGGCGCTGTATGATTTCGCGAACTCGGCGTTTACGACGCTGGTCGTCACGTTCGTCTACGCCGCCTATTTCACGCAGGCCGTGGCGCCGGATCCGATTTCCGGCACGACGCTCTGGTCGCGGGCGGTGACGGCCAGCGGTCTGATTGTGGCGCTGCTGTCGCCGTATCTGGGCGCTCTGGCCGATCAGGGGGGATACCGCAAGCGATTTCTGCTGGCCGTCACGGTGCTCTGTGTGCTCTCCACGGCGGCGCTTTATATTCCACAATCCGGCGAGGTGCTGGCGGCGCTCGTGCTTTTCACCATCGCCAACGTGGCCTTCGAACTGGGAAACGTCTTCTACAATGCTTTTTTGCCCGACATCGCCCCGCCGGAGCGAATCGGCCGGGTCTCGGGCTACGGCTGGGCGCTGGGCTACGTGGGCGGGTTGCTCTGCCTGGTGGTGGCGCTGGTGGCGCTGATTCAGCCGGAAACGCCGCTGCTGGGGTTTTCTCGCGAGGGCCACGCGAACATTCGCGCCACGAACCTGCTCGTGGCGCTCTGGTACGGGCTGTTCAGTCTGCCGCTGTTCCTCTGGGTGCCCGAGCGGCGCCCGGCCGTTCGCCCCGAGGTGCGGACGGTCTTTCGGCAGGCCACCCGCCAGCTTGTCGACACGTTTCGCGAAGTGCGGCGCTACCGACAGGTCGTACGCCTGCTGCTGGCCCGGTTGCTCTACAACGATGGCCTGCTGACCATTTTTTCCTTCGGCGGCATCTATGCAGCCGGAACGTTCGGCTTCGAGGCCGACGAGCTGATCGTATTCGGCATCGTCATCAACGTGGCGGCGGGGCTGGGCGCCTGGCTGCTCGGGTTTATAGACGACCGGCTGGGCGGCAAGCGTACGCTTTTGCTGAGCCTGCTGGGACTTTCGGCGGCCAGTCTGCTGGCCGTGGTGACCACCAGCCGCACCCTTTTCTGGGTGGCCGCGCTGCTCATCGGGATTTTTGCCGGTCCCAGTCAGTCGGCCAGCCGCTCGCTGCTGGGACGCTTTACGCCGCCGGACAAGCGCAACGAGTTTTACGGCTTTTTTGCCTTTTCGGGAAAGGCCACGGCCTTTCTCGGGCCGCTGCTACTGGGGCTGTTCACGGACTGGTCGGGAAGCCAGCGGGTAGGCGTTGCCTCGGTGTTGCTGTTTTTTGCAGCGGGCATGCTGCTGCTGGCCCGTGTGGACGAAGCCGAGGGCGTGCGGCTGGCGCGGGCTACGGAATCCGACGGAACCTGA
- a CDS encoding sensor histidine kinase: MARAHRAQPIPRTIRHLLLRMVVPGLLLGLRPSAQAQEVPYRLETGAPLHLQHYAPQDYGQFPQNWAIVQDRRGVIYVGNVRGLLEFDGVHWRFHQVANKTVVRSLDVDSTGRLYVGAQGDFGYFWADSLGVLRYRSLVPEVANEADRNFWDVWATRVTPEGVYFQTHARLFRWDGDTIRVWRPRTYFHTAFAVRGRFYVRQDSVGLQTVVGDSLRLVPGGERFDHLRIYAMMPYDGDRILIATREAGLWLYDGRTFQHLDSEVEPLLRTYPLYHGTAMPGGFFALATLGGGVFIIDQEGRIVQVIDEAVGLPDSWVNYVYVDRQGSLWMALNSRGLARADAVPFLTVWDKRLGLDGFVNWVNRDHGQLYVATSTGLFHLLKPPHGRAVFVRDTQIVDPAFQLLQRKDGLWVATARGVFIKAGESKQKLLIQIPGRSVFSLAELSDELVAVGAKNGLYLLQKIDGRWETRAVSGLTGEILRVVRVNHTLWLSLRGGQVVRMQFPNGWLQDPEVTIYGTEDGLPGGVTQMVETDSTLFFYAREGIYRFVSEARPAFQRDTTLLAPGHEGHDELLALVVDRFGRVWTVFPTHIDIAHPLPNGGYRFETPLLFRYPNWGAPVQVYVDDAGIVWLGNRDRLIRYDPNLTFPEHLFSPEPPSVLIRQVASGDHILFGGAFIGPDGLLRALQPEDQVLELPYAFNDLQFEFALPSFIRAEDNRYQYRLVGKEEWSDWTTVTQRLYPNLWEGVYRFQVRARNAWGMTTPVTTLVVRILPPWYRTWWAYTLYLITLVTIVVLTWRHYVAQQRAVQMYIATMLGDRIEAMRSRINMLTRLLREANAAKETILSTTTHELRTPLSAILGFASVIKEETDNPLHKEFLEHIEESGHRLLATINDILDLARLRSGSMVVRRVPVEVTETVQNVYKLLEPLARKKGLDFRMELPPEPLRVFGDPSAVERVLTNLVGNAIKFTPEGEVVISVTADEKRVRIAVRDTGVGISEEFLPHIFDEFRQESSGEDREFEGSGLGLAIAARLVKLMEGEIEVVSEKGKGSTFTVVLPRAPERGTPSGMFPRREVSET; the protein is encoded by the coding sequence ATGGCGCGCGCACATCGAGCACAACCGATCCCTCGGACGATCCGGCATCTGCTGCTCCGGATGGTGGTTCCGGGGCTTCTGCTCGGCCTCCGGCCGTCCGCCCAGGCCCAGGAGGTCCCCTATCGGCTGGAGACCGGCGCGCCGCTGCACCTGCAGCACTACGCGCCCCAGGACTACGGGCAGTTCCCGCAGAACTGGGCCATCGTGCAGGACCGACGCGGGGTGATCTATGTGGGGAATGTGCGGGGACTGCTGGAGTTTGACGGCGTACACTGGCGTTTTCATCAGGTGGCCAATAAAACGGTGGTCCGCTCGCTGGATGTGGACAGCACGGGCCGGCTCTACGTGGGTGCGCAGGGCGACTTCGGCTACTTCTGGGCCGACTCCCTGGGCGTGCTGCGCTACCGGTCGCTGGTGCCGGAGGTCGCCAACGAGGCGGACCGGAACTTCTGGGACGTGTGGGCTACGCGCGTAACGCCCGAGGGCGTCTACTTCCAGACCCACGCGCGGCTTTTCCGCTGGGACGGCGACACGATCCGTGTGTGGCGGCCCCGCACCTACTTTCACACGGCCTTTGCCGTGCGTGGCCGTTTCTACGTGCGCCAGGACAGTGTCGGGCTGCAGACCGTCGTGGGCGATTCGCTGCGGCTGGTGCCCGGCGGTGAGCGCTTTGACCACCTGCGCATCTACGCGATGATGCCCTACGACGGGGACCGGATCCTGATCGCCACGCGCGAGGCGGGACTCTGGCTCTACGACGGCCGCACGTTCCAACACCTGGATAGCGAAGTCGAGCCGCTGCTCCGAACCTATCCACTCTATCATGGCACGGCCATGCCCGGTGGGTTCTTTGCGCTGGCCACGCTGGGCGGCGGCGTGTTCATCATCGACCAAGAGGGGCGGATCGTGCAGGTCATCGACGAAGCGGTGGGCCTGCCCGATAGCTGGGTGAACTACGTGTACGTCGATCGCCAGGGCAGCCTCTGGATGGCACTCAACAGCCGGGGGCTGGCCCGCGCCGACGCCGTGCCTTTTCTTACGGTCTGGGATAAGCGGCTGGGGCTGGATGGGTTTGTCAACTGGGTAAACCGCGATCATGGACAGCTCTACGTGGCTACCAGTACAGGATTATTTCACTTGTTAAAGCCACCTCATGGGCGGGCAGTTTTTGTCAGAGACACGCAAATAGTAGATCCGGCCTTTCAGCTTTTGCAGCGAAAAGACGGGCTGTGGGTTGCTACAGCCCGAGGTGTCTTTATCAAAGCGGGAGAAAGCAAACAGAAACTACTCATACAGATTCCCGGTCGTTCGGTTTTTTCACTGGCAGAGCTTTCAGACGAACTGGTAGCGGTAGGAGCCAAGAACGGGCTATATCTGCTACAGAAAATCGATGGGAGATGGGAGACGCGAGCAGTTTCCGGGCTTACGGGGGAAATTTTACGTGTTGTTCGTGTCAATCATACACTCTGGCTTAGCTTGCGGGGAGGACAGGTGGTTCGCATGCAGTTCCCGAATGGCTGGCTGCAGGATCCGGAGGTGACAATCTATGGAACGGAAGATGGTCTGCCAGGTGGCGTAACGCAGATGGTTGAAACAGATAGCACGTTGTTCTTTTATGCGCGCGAGGGCATCTATCGCTTCGTTTCGGAGGCGCGGCCGGCATTTCAGCGGGATACGACGCTGCTGGCACCGGGGCATGAAGGGCACGACGAGCTCCTGGCGCTGGTGGTGGACCGCTTCGGGCGGGTCTGGACCGTCTTCCCCACGCACATCGACATTGCTCATCCGCTCCCGAACGGGGGTTATCGGTTCGAGACGCCCTTGCTGTTTCGTTACCCGAACTGGGGGGCGCCTGTGCAGGTGTACGTGGACGATGCGGGCATCGTCTGGCTGGGTAACCGGGATCGGCTCATCCGCTACGATCCCAACCTGACGTTCCCCGAGCATCTGTTCTCGCCCGAGCCGCCGTCCGTGCTGATCCGCCAGGTGGCCTCTGGCGATCATATCCTGTTCGGCGGAGCGTTCATCGGGCCCGATGGTCTGCTGCGGGCGCTGCAACCGGAGGATCAGGTGCTGGAGCTGCCCTATGCGTTCAACGACCTGCAGTTCGAGTTTGCGCTGCCCAGCTTCATCCGCGCCGAAGACAACCGCTATCAGTACCGGCTGGTGGGCAAAGAGGAGTGGTCCGACTGGACGACCGTCACGCAACGGCTGTATCCGAACCTGTGGGAGGGCGTCTATCGCTTTCAGGTGCGGGCGCGCAACGCCTGGGGGATGACCACGCCGGTCACGACGCTGGTGGTGCGTATTCTACCGCCCTGGTATCGCACCTGGTGGGCCTATACGCTGTACCTGATCACGCTGGTCACCATCGTGGTGCTCACGTGGCGGCACTATGTAGCCCAGCAGCGGGCCGTCCAGATGTACATCGCAACAATGCTGGGCGATCGCATCGAAGCCATGCGCTCGCGCATCAACATGCTCACCCGCCTGTTGCGTGAAGCCAACGCCGCCAAAGAAACGATCCTTTCCACCACGACGCACGAGCTGCGCACGCCGCTTTCGGCCATTCTCGGCTTTGCTTCGGTGATCAAGGAGGAGACCGACAATCCGCTGCACAAAGAGTTTCTGGAGCACATCGAGGAAAGCGGACATCGACTGCTGGCCACGATCAACGACATCCTGGATCTGGCCCGGTTGCGCTCCGGTTCGATGGTGGTGCGGCGCGTACCTGTCGAGGTGACCGAGACGGTGCAGAACGTCTATAAGCTGCTGGAGCCACTGGCCCGCAAGAAAGGGTTGGACTTTCGGATGGAGTTGCCGCCGGAGCCGTTGCGGGTCTTTGGCGACCCGAGCGCCGTGGAGCGGGTGCTTACCAATCTGGTGGGCAATGCGATCAAATTCACGCCGGAAGGCGAGGTGGTCATTTCGGTGACGGCCGACGAAAAGCGCGTGCGTATTGCCGTGCGCGATACGGGTGTCGGTATCTCCGAAGAATTTCTGCCCCATATTTTCGATGAGTTCCGCCAGGAGTCTTCCGGTGAAGACCGGGAATTCGAGGGCAGCGGGCTCGGGCTGGCCATCGCCGCACGGCTGGTGAAGCTCATGGAAGGCGAGATCGAAGTGGTCAGCGAGAAAGGAAAGGGCAGCACGTTCACCGTGGTGCTTCCCCGGGCGCCGGAGCGGGGCACGCCCTCCGGAATGTTTCCGCGCAGAGAGGTATCCGAGACGTAG
- a CDS encoding glycosyltransferase family 4 protein, whose amino-acid sequence MVDVCFALVGSVPHNSRALRQLRALVRLGLCIEAFGFGPPAALPTNLQDAVRYHALPLPERQGPRFFWQVHRRLNAAARTCRARVYHASDLYVLPALAAAARRHGGRLVFDARERYPYVAGTAGRPLRQHFWKLVERRYIRRADLVLTVSDGIAEHLVRDYGIAPPLVLYNAPEAPAAADPSVSLRRRLALPDHVVVFLYQGHLRPGRGCLLLLEALPDVPDAVLVYLGEGPLAPILRERSAALGVAERVHLLPPVLPDELLAVTTSADVGLVLLEDTCLNHRLALPNKLFEYLAAGVPVLASDLPELRRVVETYGVGCVVDPANPGALAAAMRRLVEDAALRRHLAANTDAAFVAHSWAHRAPLFQEAYRNLLCDA is encoded by the coding sequence ATGGTGGACGTCTGTTTTGCGCTGGTCGGATCGGTCCCCCACAACAGCCGGGCGCTCAGGCAGCTCCGGGCGCTGGTCCGGCTCGGGTTGTGCATCGAAGCGTTCGGCTTCGGTCCTCCGGCTGCCCTGCCCACCAATCTGCAGGACGCCGTACGCTACCATGCCCTGCCGCTCCCTGAACGTCAGGGACCGCGCTTCTTCTGGCAGGTGCATCGGCGCCTCAACGCTGCTGCACGTACCTGCCGAGCGCGCGTCTATCACGCGAGCGACCTGTACGTACTCCCGGCGCTGGCGGCAGCCGCCCGTCGCCATGGTGGGCGGCTGGTCTTCGACGCCCGGGAGCGCTATCCCTACGTGGCCGGAACGGCCGGCCGGCCGCTCCGGCAGCATTTCTGGAAGCTGGTGGAGCGTCGCTACATCCGCCGGGCCGATCTGGTGCTGACCGTCAGCGACGGCATTGCCGAGCATCTGGTGCGCGACTACGGGATCGCGCCGCCGCTCGTGCTCTACAACGCGCCCGAGGCGCCGGCCGCGGCCGACCCGTCCGTTTCGCTGCGGCGACGGCTGGCGCTCCCCGACCACGTTGTCGTTTTTCTCTACCAGGGGCATCTGCGGCCCGGCCGGGGTTGCCTGCTGCTGCTCGAAGCATTGCCCGACGTGCCCGACGCCGTGCTGGTCTACCTGGGCGAGGGGCCGCTGGCACCGATCCTCCGGGAGCGCTCGGCCGCGCTGGGCGTGGCCGAGCGCGTGCACCTGCTACCGCCCGTGTTGCCCGACGAACTGCTGGCCGTGACGACCTCGGCCGACGTCGGACTTGTGCTGCTCGAAGACACCTGTCTGAATCACCGGCTGGCGCTACCCAACAAGCTTTTCGAATACCTGGCGGCCGGTGTGCCCGTGCTGGCCAGCGATCTGCCCGAACTCCGCCGGGTGGTGGAAACCTACGGGGTGGGCTGCGTCGTTGACCCTGCCAACCCGGGAGCGCTTGCGGCCGCCATGCGTCGCCTCGTCGAGGATGCCGCCCTGCGACGCCACCTGGCGGCCAACACCGACGCGGCTTTTGTGGCCCATAGCTGGGCGCACCGGGCGCCTCTTTTTCAGGAAGCCTACCGAAACCTGCTATGCGACGCCTGA
- a CDS encoding type II toxin-antitoxin system VapC family toxin: protein MNGRYLLDTNIVIALLAGEGSVVQSIIEAREIFIPVIVLGELYYGAYRSTRAEENVAKIDRLAAASTILLCDVYTARWYGIVKDNLRRQGTPIPENDIWIAALARQHRLALVSRDRHFEHVADLDLVVW, encoded by the coding sequence ATGAATGGTAGATATTTGCTGGATACAAACATTGTTATTGCGCTGCTGGCCGGCGAAGGGAGTGTGGTACAGTCGATAATAGAAGCCAGAGAGATTTTTATTCCAGTCATTGTTCTGGGAGAGCTGTACTACGGAGCGTATCGGTCTACGCGTGCAGAAGAAAATGTGGCAAAAATAGATCGTCTGGCGGCGGCCAGTACCATATTGCTCTGTGACGTATATACAGCCCGATGGTACGGGATCGTGAAAGACAACCTTCGTCGCCAGGGGACGCCCATTCCTGAGAATGATATCTGGATTGCAGCGCTGGCTCGTCAGCATCGTCTGGCTCTTGTCAGTCGGGATCGGCACTTTGAACACGTGGCAGATCTGGATCTGGTTGTCTGGTAA
- a CDS encoding Do family serine endopeptidase, producing MAEKGRSRVLLILGGIGLLLVGLLAGVLLMEWRFQQVQMAAAPARIVERVQLGGGERVGAVTLPEVDGRRLALDPVVLNQVFREVAERVTPAVVYIEVTAGSRSFSGDFFHRFDPNQERFFREFTPRQSVGSGVIISPDGYLVTNYHVVEDAREIRVTLADKRQFEAQLIGFDRSTDLAVLKIDAPRGETFPVIAFGNSDELKVGEWVLAVGNPFRLTSTVTAGIVSALGRQVNIIDDFFRVEDFIQTDAAINPGNSGGALVNLRGELVGINTAIATESGAYEGYGFAVPVNLVARVVEDLIAYGEVQRGYLGVSIQEIDAQQARELGLPGVQGVLITEVRKGGAADQAGVRAGDVVLRVNGRAVNAPNELQSVVARYRPGDRLMLEIWRKGRRLQVQVELMGRDAPAYREWFSELTQEAPPQMPELTPEAPRGSVYNLEAWGLGLRDLTASERTAFDVDGGVYVAYVARGSVAEEAGLPRDVVILQIEGIDVAALEDALMLLEELSEAETVLFRVKKRDGTIAFYEVPVPALSE from the coding sequence ATGGCGGAAAAGGGGCGTTCGCGGGTGCTGCTGATTCTGGGCGGCATCGGACTCTTGCTCGTCGGACTGCTGGCCGGCGTGCTCTTGATGGAATGGCGCTTTCAGCAGGTGCAGATGGCCGCTGCGCCAGCCCGCATTGTGGAACGGGTCCAGCTGGGTGGTGGTGAACGGGTGGGCGCCGTCACGCTTCCGGAGGTGGATGGCCGGCGACTGGCGCTGGATCCGGTCGTGCTGAACCAGGTCTTCCGAGAAGTGGCCGAGCGGGTAACGCCCGCCGTTGTCTACATCGAGGTGACGGCCGGCTCGCGTTCCTTCTCCGGCGACTTTTTCCACCGATTCGATCCCAACCAGGAGCGTTTCTTCCGGGAGTTCACGCCCCGACAGAGCGTGGGCAGCGGCGTGATCATCAGCCCCGATGGTTACCTCGTGACCAACTACCACGTGGTCGAGGATGCCCGTGAAATCCGTGTGACGCTGGCCGACAAGCGCCAGTTCGAGGCGCAGCTGATCGGGTTTGACCGCTCGACGGATCTGGCCGTGCTCAAGATCGATGCACCACGGGGTGAGACGTTTCCGGTGATCGCCTTCGGCAATTCGGATGAGCTGAAAGTGGGCGAATGGGTGCTGGCCGTCGGCAATCCGTTTCGGCTGACCTCCACCGTGACGGCCGGGATCGTCAGCGCGCTGGGGCGGCAGGTGAACATCATCGACGACTTTTTCCGGGTGGAAGATTTTATCCAGACGGACGCCGCGATCAATCCGGGCAACTCGGGCGGGGCGCTGGTGAACCTGCGCGGCGAGCTTGTGGGCATCAACACGGCCATCGCCACCGAAAGCGGTGCCTACGAAGGCTATGGCTTCGCCGTGCCGGTGAACCTGGTGGCCCGCGTGGTGGAGGACCTGATCGCCTACGGCGAAGTGCAGCGGGGGTATCTGGGCGTTTCGATTCAGGAGATCGACGCACAGCAGGCACGTGAGCTGGGGTTGCCGGGCGTACAGGGCGTGTTGATCACGGAAGTGCGAAAGGGTGGGGCGGCCGATCAGGCCGGTGTGCGGGCCGGCGATGTGGTGCTGCGCGTCAACGGTCGGGCGGTGAACGCCCCGAACGAACTGCAGAGCGTGGTGGCCCGCTATCGCCCGGGCGACCGCTTGATGCTGGAGATCTGGCGGAAGGGGCGGCGGCTGCAGGTGCAGGTGGAGCTGATGGGTCGCGACGCGCCGGCCTATCGCGAATGGTTCAGTGAGCTGACGCAGGAAGCCCCGCCGCAGATGCCGGAGCTGACGCCCGAGGCGCCCCGGGGTAGCGTTTACAACTTGGAAGCCTGGGGACTGGGCCTGCGCGATCTGACCGCCTCGGAGCGGACGGCCTTCGACGTGGACGGTGGCGTCTACGTGGCTTATGTGGCGCGGGGGAGCGTGGCCGAGGAAGCTGGGTTGCCGCGTGATGTGGTCATCCTTCAGATCGAAGGAATCGATGTGGCTGCGCTCGAAGACGCCCTGATGCTGCTGGAGGAGTTGTCCGAAGCCGAGACGGTGCTCTTCCGCGTGAAAAAACGGGACGGCACGATTGCCTTCTACGAGGTGCCCGTCCCGGCCCTGTCGGAGTAG
- a CDS encoding TolB family protein: MRKLRWNWSSLWMAGLLLAACSLFEPEKKTRFDYGGDPLPGTENLYNLRLSPDGEWVALIRAYTPERLDPPNQLWLVHRDGQQMRFLGPSIGSADWSPDGKRLALTYHRGLCCDVHVVTLDLESGQVAVWTGADTLLLSHPTASFPHWFQDGRRLLFSVIGKAYGQLYETGIYVLNLEHRQVEGPLVKSMVGAQLGGRDRFAVGIMPQPQGRVYRENAVRYEFATGALTVLTDFGPEEAFRFAVTPSPVKDLIVLERRVEGVPQLFLMDGKGRILRQLTERGGHNPRWSYDGRAVLFLRDVEAGPGARNVPFVYWLDEDREEPLWPMLPDSVPAFPALDTLLAGCMLCGKLP, from the coding sequence ATGAGAAAGCTGCGTTGGAACTGGTCAAGTCTCTGGATGGCGGGGCTGTTACTGGCCGCCTGCTCGCTTTTCGAGCCGGAAAAAAAGACGCGTTTTGATTACGGGGGCGATCCTCTGCCCGGTACCGAGAACCTGTACAATCTACGTTTATCTCCGGACGGCGAATGGGTGGCGCTGATCCGAGCCTATACGCCGGAACGGCTCGATCCGCCCAATCAACTCTGGCTGGTCCATCGCGATGGTCAGCAGATGCGTTTTCTGGGACCCAGCATCGGTAGTGCCGACTGGTCGCCGGATGGTAAACGGCTTGCATTGACTTACCATCGAGGGCTTTGCTGTGATGTTCATGTGGTGACGCTGGATCTGGAGAGTGGCCAGGTGGCGGTCTGGACGGGAGCCGATACGTTGCTGCTGTCGCATCCGACCGCTTCGTTCCCGCACTGGTTCCAGGACGGCCGACGACTGCTGTTTTCTGTTATCGGAAAGGCATATGGCCAGCTTTACGAGACAGGCATCTACGTCTTAAACCTCGAACACCGACAGGTGGAAGGCCCCCTGGTTAAGTCGATGGTAGGGGCTCAATTAGGCGGGCGGGATCGTTTTGCGGTAGGGATTATGCCGCAGCCGCAGGGGAGGGTTTACCGGGAGAACGCCGTGCGATATGAATTTGCCACGGGCGCGTTGACGGTGTTGACGGATTTTGGTCCGGAGGAAGCTTTTCGGTTTGCAGTGACACCCAGCCCGGTGAAAGACCTGATCGTGTTGGAGCGGCGAGTGGAGGGTGTGCCACAGCTTTTTCTGATGGACGGAAAGGGGCGCATCCTGCGACAATTGACCGAGCGGGGCGGCCACAACCCGCGCTGGAGCTATGATGGGCGGGCCGTGTTGTTTTTGCGGGATGTGGAGGCGGGTCCGGGGGCCCGGAATGTGCCCTTCGTGTACTGGTTGGACGAGGACCGTGAAGAGCCGCTCTGGCCGATGTTGCCGGACTCGGTGCCGGCGTTTCCTGCGCTGGACACGTTGCTTGCCGGGTGCATGCTCTGTGGAAAACTCCCGTAA